Proteins encoded by one window of Aphidius gifuensis isolate YNYX2018 linkage group LG2, ASM1490517v1, whole genome shotgun sequence:
- the LOC122849547 gene encoding insulin-like growth factor-binding protein complex acid labile subunit has translation MDTNISTSSIKSHSKYFCNKESPYYDRKTCELLSNNAEKYNMSIFVRDLTVLPSDLFDGLENLQLKELYINWNKMTTLPKDIFKPLDDLRTLQIMFTELKYLESSIFYDLLQLEELNLNNNKLTALSKDIFNGLQDLRVLRLNSNQLSYLEPGIFDDLLSLNSLYINQNNLTFLSKDIFSSLKQLCSLDLGSNKLQNLESGCFDGLSKLERLYIKNNSLTTLAKDIFKDLKNVKELNLNSNNLHNLEVGCFNGLSRLEKLYIKKNSLTTLSKNVFIGLENLETLDLESNKLQNLESGCFNGLSKVEQLDISNHSLTTLSKGVFVGLENLRRLDLESNKLQNLKSGCFDGLSQLELLDISDNNLTTLSKGIFSGLENLETLDLESNKLQNLESGCFVGLSHLEWLSIKYNSLTTLSKGVFNGLENLGKLFFYSNKLQNLESGCFDGLSQLELLDISDNNLTTLSKGIFSGLENLGKLFFHSNKLQNFESGCFDGLSQLELLFISDNNLTTLSKGIFSGLENLGKLFFHSNKLQNLESGCFVGLSHLEWLSIKYNSLTTLSKGVFNGLENLKTLELISNDLQILESGCFDGLSNLRWLSVENNNNLHNLESGCFDGLPRLEELHISNNSLTTLAKDIFNGLKNVEELYLNSNKLQNLESGCFDGLTKLDTLSISENNLTTLSSDIFGSLKELRHLDLDSNKLINLEAGCFNGLSQLISLDMSSNSLTTLSKDIFCNLENLRRLYLHLNKLHNFESACFNGLLRLEELNIGNNSLTTLSNGVFNSLGNLQILHLDSNKLQNLEAGCFVGLSQLQKLYLSSNKLKTLSKNIFNGLHSLRILNLNSNGLQILKFGIFNGLSQLEELDITKNELTNLSKGIFNGLSKSLSSRLRYQLTK, from the coding sequence ATGGAtacaaatatttcaacttcAAGTATTAAAAGTCATAGTAAATACTTTTGTAACAAAGAGTCACCTTATTATGATCGGAAAACATGTGAGTTGCTGAGTAATAatgctgaaaaatataatatgagcATTTTTGTGAGAGACTTAACTGTTCTTCCAAGTGATTTATTCGATGGACTCGAGAATCTTCAACTTAAGGAATTATATATCAACTGGAATAAGATGACAACACTGCCAAAAGATATCTTTAAACCTCTTGATGATCTTCGTACGTTACAAATAATGTTCACTGAACTGAAATATCTAGAGTCAAGTATTTTCTATGATTTATTGCAACTTGAAGAACTTAATCTCAATAACAACAAACTGACAGCAttatcaaaagatatattCAATGGTCTACAAGATCTACGTGTCCTACGTTTAAATTCAAACCAACTAAGTTACCTTGAGCCaggtatttttgatgatttattaagcCTAAATAGTCTTTATATCAATCAAAACAATCTcacatttttatcaaaagatatatttagtAGTTTAAAACAGCTTTGCAGTCTTGATTTAGGCTCGAACAAACTACAAAATCTCGAGTCAGGTTGTTTCGATGGTTTATCAAAACTTGAGCGGCTTTATATCAAAAACAACAGTCTGACAACATTAGccaaagatatatttaaagatCTTAAAAATGTTAAggaactaaatttaaattcaaacaatcTACACAATCTTGAGGTAGGTTGCTTCAATGGTTTATCACGACTTGAGAAGCTctatattaagaaaaatagtttgacaacattatccaaaaatgtatttattggtCTTGAAAATCTTGAGACACTAGATTTGGAATCAAACAAACTACAAAATCTCGAGTCAGGTTGTTTCAATGGTTTATCAAAAGTTGAGCAACTTGATATCAGCAACCACAGCCTGACAACATTATCCAAAGGTGTATTCGTTGGTCTTGAAAATCTTAGGAGACTAGATTTGGAATCaaacaaattacaaaatcTCAAGTCAGGTTGTTTCGATGGTTTATCACAACTTGAGCTGCTTGATATCAGCGACAACAATCTGACAACACTATCCAAAGGTATATTTAGTGGTCTTGAAAATCTTGAGACACTAGATTTGGAATCAAACAAACTACAAAATCTCGAGTCAGGTTGTTTCGTAGGTTTATCACATCTTGAATGGCTCAGTATCAAATATAACAGTCTGACAACATTATCTAAGGGTGTATTTAatggtcttgaaaatcttGGGAAACTATTCTTCTATTCAAACAAACTACAAAATCTCGAGTCAGGTTGTTTCGATGGTTTATCACAACTTGAGCTGCTTGATATCAGCGACAACAATCTGACAACATTATCCAAAGGTATATTTAGTGGTCTTGAAAATCTTGGGAAACTATTCTTCCATTCAAACAAACTACAAAATTTCGAGTCAGGTTGTTTCGATGGTTTATCACAACTTGAGCTGCTTTTTATCAGCGACAACAATCTGACAACATTATCCAAAGGTATATTTAGTGGTCTTGAAAATCTTGGGAAACTATTCTTCCATTCAAACAAACTACAAAATCTCGAGTCAGGTTGTTTCGTAGGTTTATCACATCTTGAATGGCTCAGTATCAAATATAACAGTCTGACAACATTATCTAAGGGTGTATTTAatggtcttgaaaatcttAAGACACTAGAATTGATATCAAACGACCTACAAATTCTCGAGTCAGGTTGTTTCGATGGTTTATCAAATCTTAGGTGGCTCAGTGTcgaaaacaacaacaatctgCACAATCTTGAATCAGGTTGTTTCGATGGTTTACCACGACTTGAGGAGCTTCATATCAGCAACAACAGTCTGACAACATTAGccaaagatatatttaatggtcTTAAAAATGTTGAGGAACTATATTTGAATTCAAATAAACTCCAAAATCTCGAGTCAGGTTGTTTCGATGGCCTAACAAAACTTGATACTCTTAGTATCAGCGAAAACAATCTCACAACTTTATCAAGTGATATATTTGGGAGTTTAAAAGAGCTTCGTCATCTTGACTTAGATTCCAACAAACTAATAAATCTTGAGGCAGGTTGTTTCAACGGTTTATCGCAACTTATTTCGCTCGACATGAGCAGCAACAGTTTGACAACTTTATCGaaagatatattttgtaatttagaAAATCTTCGTCGTCTctatttacatttaaacaaaCTGCACAATTTCGAGTCAGCTTGCTTCAATGGTTTATTACGACTTGAGGAGCTTAATATTGGCAATAACAGTCTGACAACATTGTCCAACGGTGTATTCAATAGTCTTGGAAATCTGCAAATACTACATTTGGATTCAAACAAACTGCAAAATCTTGAGGCAGGTTGTTTCGTTGGTTTATCACAACTTCAGAAACTTTATCTCAGCAGCAACAAACTGAaaactttatcaaaaaatatttttaatggttTACATAGTCTCCgtattctaaatttaaattcgaaTGGACTACAAATCCTTAAGTTTGGTATTTTCAATGGTTTATCACAACTTGAAGAACTTGATATCactaaaaatgaattgaccaATTTATCAAAGGGTATTTTTAATGGTCTCTCAAAATCTTTATCATCTCGATTACGTTATCaattaactaaataa
- the LOC122850622 gene encoding leucine-rich repeat-containing protein 15-like — translation MTQSSPPVENKTNAKNNTDDTKTNRFEDIITINDSTEQPTVKTTTYKAYFCNTSSVFYMENVCNNSSTLGIDLSDRGLTSLPQGVFNELISLRRLKLHSNKLSSLENNTFNSLSKLEHLDISYNSLISVPQEIFNGLISLNRLTLASNQLTSLKPDIFNNLSNMTYLHIDDNNLTSLPQEIFNRLISLRGLKLNSNKLISLEHNTFNSLSKLEFLYISNNSLTSLPQGIFDGLKSLTLLDLEFNKLSSLENNTFDSLSKLQTLYISNNNLTFLPQGIFNELQSLESLDLSSNKLTSLKPDIFNSLFKLTHLYITKNNLTSLEHELFNELKSLIFLHLRSNKLTSLPSNIFNELIHLIDLDIGNNDLTSLPQNIFSELKSLRRLKLDTNKLTSLELNTFHNLYKLEILSISNNNLTTLPQGIIDEEESNIFDDLINLKVLDIHNNNLTDLPTYIFFENYALQFLCLQSNNLNELKPEVFDDVMQLHLLNIEDNKFSLTDDDKKLILNNMQQQSYDESTPYNIIRNEQCPLSLEYEIQIGSFHFNIRIP, via the exons ATGACTCAAAGTTCTCCACCTGTTGAAAACAAAACGAatgctaaaaataatactgatgATACCAAAACTAACCGATTTGAAGacattataacaattaatgatTCTACCGAACAACCAACAGTTAAAA CAACAACATACAAAGCATATTTTTGTAATACATCTTCTGTATTTTACATGGAAAATGTTTGTAACAATTCTTCAACCTTGGGAATTGATTTGTCTGACAGAGGTTTAACATCTCTCCCACAAGGagtatttaatgaattaatatctCTACGTCgtttaaaattacattcaaACAAACTGTCaagtcttgaaaataatactttcAATAGCTTGTCCAAACTAGAACATTTAGATATCAGTTATAATAGTTTAATATCTGTTCCACAAGAAATATTCAATGGATTGATATCTCTAAATCGGTTGACTTTGGCATCAAATCAATTGACAAGTCTTAAgcctgatatttttaataacttgtcAAATATGACATATTTACATatcgatgataataatttaacatctcTTCCACAAGAAATATTCAATAGATTGATATCTCTACGaggtttaaaattaaattcaaataaactgATCAGTCTGGAGCATAACACTTTTAATAGCTTGTCCAagcttgaatttttatatatcagtaATAATAGCTTAACATCTCTTCCACAAGGAATATTTGATGGATTGAAATCTCTAACTTTGTTGGATTTAGAATTTAATAAACTGTCgagtcttgaaaataatacttttgatAGCTTGTCCAAACTTCAAACTTTATAtatcagtaataataatttaacatttcttCCACAAggaatatttaatgaattgcAGTCTCTAGAATCGTtggatttatcatcaaataaacttACAAGTCTTAAacctgatatttttaatagcttGTTTAAACTCACTCATTTATACATCACAAAAAATAACTTAACATCCCTTGAACATGaattattcaatgaattaaaatctttaatttttttacatttgcgATCCAACAAATTGACAAGTCTTCCgtctaatattttcaatgagtTGATTCATCTTATCGATTTAGATATtggtaataatgatttaacatCTCTcccacaaaatatatttagtgaATTGAAATCTCTACGTCGGTTGAAATTAGATACAAATAAACTGACCAGTCTAGAGCTTAATACCTTTCATAATTTGTAcaaacttgaaattttatctattagtaataataatttaacaactcTTCCACAAGGAATAATTGATGAAGAGGAATCTAATATTTTCGATGACTTGATAAATCTTAAAGTTTTagatattcataataataatctaacaGATCTTCCAacttatattttctttgaaaactatgctcttcaatttttatgtttacaaTCAAACAATCTCAATGAATTGAAGCCTGAAGTTTTCGATGACGTAATGCAGCTTCATTTGCTCAATattgaagataataaattcAGCCTTACAgacgatgataaaaaattaattttaaacaatatgcAACAGCAAAGTTACGATGAATCTACtccatataatattattagaaacGAACAGTGCCCTTTATCACTGGAATATGAAATACAAATTGGTTCATTTCATTTCAATATTCGTATAccttaa
- the LOC122850621 gene encoding insulin-like growth factor-binding protein complex acid labile subunit, whose translation MNIYWKTLTILPRDLFHGLENIQLKKLNICCNKLTTLPKDIFNPLEDLRALRIKSNELNYLDSSIFYELLQLQKLDLSENKLSALSKDIFNGLQDLCRLHLNSNQLSYLEPGIFDDLLNLTDLNISSNNLTTLSKDIFCNLEKLRYFHLHSNKLNNLESGCFNGLSRLEKLNIGNNSLTKIAEGVFNGLENLRILDLDSNILHNLQAGCFDSLLLLQELNLSNNSLINLSRDVFNGLENLQTLNLSSNKLQNLESGCFNGLSQLHRLDICKNRLINLPRDIFSSLENLKYLNLTSNTLSNFKSGVFSNLSKLEYLNISNNSLTTLPTNIFNSLQNLCDLQLNSNELQNLESGIFNGLLQLKHLSIENNNLTTLSKNVFNGLENLWKLLLGSNKLQNLESGCFNGLSQLRELDISKNRLINLSRDILNSLENLESLDLNSNTLSNFESGVFGNLSKLENLRIGNNNLTTLSTNIFNSLQNLRLLDLYLNKLQNLESGCFNNLSQLHTLNISQNKLTTLSKNVFNSLENLGYLHLNSNELQNLESGIFNGLSQLGHLNISENCLATLSKGVFNDLQKLRFLELNSNELQNLESGIFNNLSNLYELDISENKLTNLSKGLFNGLQNLCKLHLGSNELQNLESGIFDGFSQLQYLNITNNRLATLPKNPECFNGLSQLRELNISKNRLMNLSRNIFNSLENLKYLDLTSNTLSNLESGVFNNLPKLKELHINENKLKRLPKNIFNGLQELQILHLNSNKLKTIKSGIFNGLSQLVQLNISDNSLTKLSKGVFDDLQQLRYLNLSLNDLRNLESDSVESYYE comes from the exons ATGAACATTTATTGGAAAACATTAACTATTCTTCCGAGAGATTTATTTCATGGCCTCGAGAATATTCAACTtaagaaattaaatatctGCTGTAACAAGCTGACGACATTACCAAAAGATATCTTTAATCCTCTTGAAGATCTTCGTGCGTTACGAATAAAGTCCAATGAACTAAATTATCTAGATTCGAGTATTTTCTATGAGTTATTACAACTGCAGAAACTCGATCTCAGCGAAAACAAATTGTCAGCAttatcaaaagatatatttaatggtcTACAAGATCTATGTCGTctacatttaaattcaaatcaaCTAAGTTACCTTGAGCCaggtatttttgatgatttattgaaCCTAACTGATCTTAATATCAGTAGTAACAATCTTACCACTTTATCGaaagatatattttgtaatttagaAAAGCttcgttattttcatttacattCAAACAAACTAAACAATCTTGAGTCAGGTTGTTTCAATGGTTTATCAAGACTTGAAAAGCTAAATATCGGAAACAACAGTCTGACAAAAATCGCCGAAGGTGTTTTTAATGGTCTCGAAAACCTGCGGATATTAGATTTGGATTCAAACATACTGCACAATCTTCAGGCAGGGTGTTTCGATAGTTTATTACTACTTCAGGAACTTAATCTCAGCAACAACAGTCTGATAAATTTGTCCAGAGATGTATTTAatggtcttgaaaatcttCAGACACTAAATTTGTCTTCAAACAAACTACAAAATCTTGAGTCGGGATGTTTCAATGGTTTATCACAACTTCATCGGCTCGATATATGCAAAAACAGACTGATAAATTTGCCCAGAGATATATTCAGTAGTCTTGAAAATCTCAAGTACTTGAATTTAACTTCAAACACTTTAAGCAATTTTAAGTCAGGTGTTTTTAGTAATTTGTCAAAACTCGAATATCTTAATATCAGCAATAACAGTTTGACGACATTGCcaacaaatatattcaatagcCTCCAAAATCTTTGTGACCtacaattaaattcaaacgAACTACAAAACCTTGAATCAGGTATTTTCAATGGTTTATTACAACTTAAGCATCTTAGTATCGAAAATAACAATTTGACAACATTGTCCAAAAATGTATTCAATGGTCTTGAAAATTTGTGGAAACTATTATTGGGTTCAAACAAACTACAAAATCTCGAGTCAGGATGTTTCAATGGTTTATCACAACTTCGCGAGCTCGATATAAGCAAAAACAGACTGATAAATTTGTCCAGAGATATATTAAATAGTCTTGAAAACCTTGAGAGCTTggatttaaattcaaacacTTTAAGCAATTTTGAGTCAGGTGTTTTTGGTAATTTGTCGAAACTTGAAAATCTACGTATCGGCAATAACAATTTGACgacattatcaacaaatatattcaatagtCTCCAAAATCTTCGTTTACtagatttatatttgaataaactaCAAAACCTTGAGTCAGgttgtttcaataatttatcacaactTCATACACTTAATATTAGCCAAAACAAACTGAcaactttatcaaaaaatgtatTCAATAGTCTCGAAAATCTTGGTTACctacatttaaattcaaatgaactACAAAACCTTGAATCAGGTATTTTCAATGGTTTATCACAACTTGGGCATCTTAATATTAGCGAAAACTGTCTGGCAACATTGTCGAAAGGTGTATTCAATGATCTACAAAAGCTCAGATTCCTAGAGTTAAATTCGAATGAACTACAAAACCTTGAGTCaggtattttcaataatttatcaaatcttTATGAACTTGATATTAGCGAAAACAAACtgacaaatttatcaaaaggtTTATTTAATGGTCTACAAAATCTTTGTAAACTACATTTAGGTTCGAATGAACTACAAAACCTCGAATCAGGTATTTTTGATGGTTTCTCACAACTTCAGTATCTTAATATCACGAACAACAGGTTGGCAACATTGCCCAAAAAT CCGGAATGTTTCAATGGTTTATCACAACTTCGCGAGCTCAATATAAGCAAAAACAGACTAATGAATTTGTccagaaatatatttaatagtcTTGAAAATCTCAAGTACTTAGATTTAACTTCAAACACTTTAAGCAATCTCGAGTCAGgtgttttcaataatttaccaaAGCTCAAAGAACTTCATATCAAtgaaaacaaattgaaaaggttaccaaaaaatatattcaatggtTTACAAGAGCTTCAGATCCTACATTTAAATTCGAATAAACTAAAAACCATTAAATCAGGTATTTTCAATGGTTTATCACAACTTGTGCAGCTTAATATCAGCGACAACAGTCTGACAAAATTGTCGAAAGGTGTATTTGATGATCTGCAACAGCTCCGTTACCTAAATTTAAGTTTAAATGATCTACGAAACCTTGAGTCag ACTCTGTTGAAagttattatgaataa
- the LOC122850620 gene encoding leucine-rich repeat-containing protein 15-like, with product MSSNQLTSLKPDIFNNLSNMEYLDIDKNNLTFLPQEIFNGLISLRRLNLNSNKLTSLELNTFNSLSKLEKLYIGYNSLISLPQGIFDGLEGLIKLDLSSNKLLSLENNTFSSLSSLETLYIGNNNLTSLPQGIFDGLESLNVLDLAFNKLSSLENNIFNRLANLQTLYISNNNLTSFPKNLPDGLEIDF from the coding sequence ATGTCATCAAATCAACTGACAAGTCTTAAGCctgatattttcaataacttgTCAAATATGGAATATTTAGATATTGATaagaataatttaacatttcttCCACAAGAGATATTCAATGGATTGATTAGTCTACGTCGTTTGAATTTGAATTCAAACAAACTGACCAGTCTGGAGCTTAACACTTTTAATAGCTTGTCCAAGCTTGAGAAATTATATATCGGTTATAATAGCTTAATATCTCTTCCACAAGGAATATTTGATGGATTGGAGGGTCTAATTAAGTtggatttatcatcaaataaactgttaagtcttgaaaataatacttttagtAGCTTGTCCAGTCTTGAAACTTTATATATCgggaataataatttaacatctcTTCCACAAGGAATATTCGATGGATTGGAATCTCTAAATGTTTTAGATTTAGCATTTAATAAACTGTCgagtcttgaaaataatatttttaataggtTGGCCAATCTTCAAACTTTATAtatcagtaataataatttgacatcttttccaaaaaatttacCCGATGGATTGGAAATCGATTTTTGA